AGAAAGTGGGAacaagaaaatatttttgatTAATCATTCTCTGTTCCTAAATTACTCTTAATTACCTAGCTATTGCTTTTCATTAGGGGGATTCGGCAGCCACATCATGTTTTCCATCGGCCTGGTCGCGACCGTCTACTGAATGGGAAGAGTGACGATCCGCCTCTGCAGTGCCGTCGGCCTGTTTCACGCGATCCGCATGACCTACACGGCAGTGCTCACCATATTGACAAGGTCGTCTCCCATCGTCTTCATGCAGGAAACGGCATGCATCGTAGAATTTACAATTCTTTTGgagaaaaaagcagcaagtTGTCTCTTTCTCCCAGCGCCTCTGTGTTTCCAATGACCCACCAACAAACGGCTTCTTTTTTCGTGCGCGAAGACCGAACCCACCGCGACCACGGTCACCGGTAGTGCCTCCCACGTAGGCACCACGTCCGTAGCCTCCACCACCACGCCCACCGTTGTAGGGAGCCCTCCCACGGCCCATGTGCCCCAGAACGGTATTTTGAAATCCCTGGAAGTGCACCGGGTTGTAAGCCCCCTGGGGGTACGAATGGTAGTAACCCCCCTGCGGGTAGTGCGTTGGGGCGTGATACTGTTGAGGCGGGTAGCCCACATGGCTATAGGTGTTGTATCCACCGTATCCTCGGTTGGGTACAAGTTGCGTTTGACCAAATGGTTGCATTCCCACAGGTAGAAGATCAATGCGCGTACGAGTGCTATTCAAAGGCGAGTGAACCcgcagaagaaagaagagaggaagtGAGGGAAGAGAATGTGGAAATGTAGACGAATGGTTAGCGAATTATGTGCTTCACATTTTGCTGTCGGCACCCTCTCCTGCTTAAAGCGGGCAAAGAGGTtgggggcaaaaaaaatgaacgcAAGTACCGTAAGGATGAAGTCGAACGAACGTTACACACCGTAGCGTTCGCACACATAATGTACACTGGCACCTTAACCGACTGTTACATACCATTCCGCGGTGATCACTGTCCGCCTCCTGAAGAAGAAATTAGATGTCCTCCTTAACAGTGCAGTCCAGTGATAGATGCGGTAAACCGCAAACAGAACATTCCGGTGCCATTTGCAAACCATTTTCACAGTTAGGACACAGCAGCACGTCGGTGGGAAGATTATCGCTCCCGCAAGAGGCACAAACCCACGGAAGGAAGCGCGCCCTGCACTCATACTGACTTCGCGCCCGCGCTTCCCTACACGAAATGCAGTGGTCCGACCAACTATAATTCCACTGCCCACAAACGTGCGTCCCCGTCACAGCAGTGGCGGGAGTTGTTTCGCGAAGGCATCTCCATACATACACGTCGGCTGCCGCAACATCCTCCCGTGGCGCGCGGCACGACGTGCACTGAAAACCAATCTGTGCAGGTTTCTGCCCACAGTGACTGCAGCAAAACGGTCTGAGTTCATCGTAACAAAGGCGTGTGTGGCAAACGTTGCAGCACTCCTCCGAGAGCATGCTTTCACGCGTGTACCCCACACCACACCTGTGGCAATGGCGAGGGAGAAATGGGGAGCAAAGTACATTACAATCTCGGGGATGAACATTGCCACAACGCTCACACACAATCAAACGTAGTTTTGAGTTGTGCAGCGGAACCTCAATCGCTTTTTGGCATGTTGACACGATGCTGCAGCATGCACAAGTGTAAGCGCCGCGGTGCAACAGAGAGCAACTCTCGCAACTCGTCCGACAGGGATGGTTCCGCCCGCCACACCCGCACACCCACGGCTGCAACGGGGTCACAATGCAGCCCACCTTTCGTTTTCCGGGGCAATGCTGGCATTTCGACCAAGCCGAATGATTAAACTCACCACAAGCATCACAGTGCCAAAGCAAAGAACTCTTTGTCTCGTTGGCTGCATAGCAAGTGGGGCAGCACAGTGCTTGCTTACTGTATAAGCAACCACAGGAGGGGCATTCCCTCGTCGCTTGCTTCTCGCGATCTATTTCCCCACACTTGCCACATTCACCTGTGGGAGGTAATATCTCTCCGCAGCCCTCACAAACTCCGACATCCATCAACTCCGCCTCTCGCATCCTCGGGTGTGGTGAACCGCAGGTGCAAACCGTCTCAACGACCCTGCCGCTGTGCCGGGCGCCACAAACCCCACAAGTCCACGAAATATTCCCTTGTCGAAGGCAGGTTAAGCACCTCTGTGCGCAAGAGGGGAGTTGCGTACCACAACCGCAACGCCACCAAAACTGAGACCTTTCCATCACTTTGAAATCTTCGAGTAGGCGCCGAACCATCGGATTATCACCCAGTCGTATCCCACTCAAACACCTCGAAGGAAAGTAGTCAGCCTGGAGGTTAGCAGTTATGTTCTGCACAATGGAGCAACCAAGTTCACCGTGGGCCTTCCATATCTCGCTCATGATGGGAATAAGGCTGTCTATAACCCACAGAAAGTTGATACTTGGGTGCTCCTTCAGAAATCGATAGAATTCAGATACAGCAGTGGCCGTTTCCTTGAGGGAACGAACCCCAACAACGCTGACCAAAAGACGAACAACTTGAGAAAAGGCAGACTTGTCCACGATAACCGGGTGTCCCAGGGAAGCACACACGTGATACGCTTCAACCACCCTTATGTACACCATGGATTGAGGCTTCAGTGTTATGGCGCCCTTGAAAAAGATAACCCAAACCGACTGCAAATTGGATTGGCAACTTCCGTAAAGACGAACCGCGAGAGTTGTTACCGCAACTATTTTACGCCAGATTCTGGCGTCATCACCACCGTCGTCGGCCTCCCCTGTCGCTCCTGCATCCACTAAGCTCCCAACGCAGTGAAGAAGGTACGACAGTGGAAGTTTGGTCTCAAGGGCCGGAATTTTTGCAAGAAGCTCATCGTGCAGAGACATTAGAGCCTCCCCCCGCCACTGTCGCATGTAAATCCGGCTCAGCTTGTTCAGTATAGGCGTCCAACGAACTGACAAGTAGTCAAATGAGTCACCTATTTTACCGATGACGCAGCGAAGGATGGCGTCCATTTCATCGAAATGGTGAGATGTAAAGAAGTTGTCGCTCGACAACAGTCCCTCtacacatgcacaaaacAACCCCTTGCTTATTCCTTCATCACTGCTACATCTTTCCAACTCACGACGAACAACACATTCAAGCAGAGTCGGGATTGCAGGCGCTGACAGCAGCAACTGAACTATGTGGAGTGGAACAGGGCCACGAAACTCCTCTAACTCGGACGAGATTGTCGCGAACTGCTTTCCGCCATCGTCATTAGTTGAGGCCCATGCGGCATTCAGGAACGAAACCACCAGCTGAATACACCTTGTGTCACGATGTGGGCGAACAGCCGGGCACGATGCGCCGAAACACCGTAATGTAAGTTGTGCATATCGACAGCCAGCAACAGATGTACCACCAAAAAGGTTTGCCTCATGTGCTGTCATAAAGGCACCATCAGTTTTCAACGCCAATAGCAACAATGGAAGGCGCACATCGTCCGGAGAATGCGGTGCGCCTCCCGCCCACAGAGCAATCGCAGTAAAAGGATAAAAGCTATGCGACAGGCCCGTGATGCACACACCGCCATTTGCAAAATAATCACTTATGCCTCCCGAAATTTCTCGCTCAAACACCAGACGTTCCTCCATTTGAAACACTGACGATGACGGAAGGGTAAGTGCTTCTCTCGGTCGGCGCATCACTCTCTTTACTACAGGGCGCCATCTTCTCATTTAGCACCTTGAATAGTAGGAAGGGGGTTTACAGAGTGAAATGTGCCTGCATAACAACTGTAGGGTGTACAAATCGtcacaaaaccaaaaccaaaaacactCAACAAATGGCATAGCGGAGCACTCGTGTTGTTCACTCGTATTATTACCTTCATTttaccgcaaaaaaaaaaaaatgcagcaTGCAGAGCCGCcaccaggaaaaaaaaaaatagttgtACTGACAAGAATACTGGGTGTAAGCAACGAACAACAGCTTCCACCAAGAGGTATGCAACAGAGTGGAAATAATAAGGCGCACAATTgaataattatttttcactACTCTGTTGGAAAAACTTTTTACTCACTTCGACCAACGAAGCCGCCCCTTCCACACTGCCAGTCGCAGTGTAATCCGTGGAGAGCACTTTCGAAATATAAGGATCTAAGGTGCTGCAACTTCTTTCTTCATCATACCCTCTTACGCGCACCCGCTCGAGGGTACCGGAGTCAATCGCCTCTAGCAACGCATGAAGGGACGGGAAGGCGCTCTTAATGATGGAGGCACGGTGTTCGGAAACCGTAGCAATTTCAGAAAGCATGTCAAGGTACAATGTGTCGAAATCCGTAGGGTCGCACTTACGCCGTCCATCCATGCGGACCAGATTCTGGCCGACTTTTGGGTCCTTAGTAGCTTTCATACCGTGGGCCACGACGATTTCGTCAGAACGCTCAACAGATGATGCGAAGTCGATTCCAACCAAAACATCCAGCAAGTGGGGGTCGGTGCATAACTGCGCCACACCCGTCCAGAAGGGGGGACACCTCGGCCCTGTTGGGTagccaataacaacaatgtATATGGGACAAGCGGTTGCACGATGTGCCGCCTTCAAATAGTCATGCGCACAATCACTTCGGAAGAGCAACTGCAAGTCACTGCACGTAATAAGGAGAAGTAACCGAGAGGggtttccatctttttccaCAACCACCGTGTTTGGTACAGCGTTATGCCTTTTGTTGACAACAAGAGAAGTGACACCACCCTGGCCCGAAGCTACAATGCGTGAAACCGCCTCGAAAAGATCATCGCACGTGCTATCAATAGTTAGCGCCACGCGCATCTAGTTTCCGCACCTCCTCCCCTATGTCCtcacctcttcctttccctaAACCGTCGGGGGCGATTGAAACAAGCACTTCAAGGTGAGTTAGGAGTTACAAAGCCAGTGGTGCAGTTAAATGTTGTTGCAGAACCTCGAGGACAAACAGCCAGAAGAAGTTACATAAACAGTTCATCACGCACCACTAACATACCACCCGATACCACTCGTTCGTTCCAGTAAGTAGTAATGAcaacaatataaaaaagggggtatgCAAATAAGAGAAAGACATTGGTAACAAAACGCGTGCAGCTACGAAAACAAGTATAGGTAtgttgaaaagaagaaagtggaaAATATACGGGGCCACGTGGTCACCACTAACCACCCGCCGAGTTTACACATGTCCGCCGTTCGAAAGAACTAAAACAACATGGCAGCGAGGGCACGCACCAACGCGGAAGACCTCCTCCACGAAAAGCCGCTCACTTCTAAACCATACATATTTGCCACCTCCCGATACACCTCACGCACAACAGAAttttcacaacaacaaaaacgcaCACACCAGTTTaagggaggaaggaagaaagggggtGGATCGCAAACTGCAGAGACCAGTGACCGACAGCAGTGTTTGGACACCATTTAAACATCTCCAGTGCCATGAATTGTGCACAAATCCCTTGGTGTCGAACAATCCATCAGAAAAGGAACACCCTGAAGGTGCTGGAGCGTCTCGCAGTTCACGTATATGTGCTTACGTGCGTCATGAAGGTCGCTCAGCTCCTGATGTAAATATACATACCGCACAATAAAACAGAACAAGAATATCCACACCACAAAAACATCACTAGCGGGTGTAACACAATATGTAAAAAAGGCAACGTATAACGTTGAGGCACTCTCGCATCATCCCCACAATAGCCACCCACCAAAATCCCTGATTTCATCGCAAATATCGACTTTGGCTTTGCGCCGAAGGGGGCAACACATAGCTGAGAGACAGAACGTACACGAAAGACCGGTGAGAACGAAGAAATATAAGTGgtaagaaaaatgaaaaaatgaaggaagacGGAGGGAGTCGAGACGAGGCGAGGTGAGGTGGAGATAAAAATCATTTGTTGCTGTGCCGGAGGAATCCCCTTTCCCCCGAAACGGTCTGACGCCACTGAATCCCTTACTTCGGGTACAACATTTAGATCCTTTTGGCGTCAAATAGAACAAAACACCTGGTATGCAACGTAGAGCTTCCAAATAAAACTAACGAGATAAGCGTACTCTTCTCCATGTTACCTATGCACGCATTTCCTCATCTACAATTCCTCCCGCAGCGTGCTATGCCAGGAAACACAGCACCCAAACAAAACACGGACGACAGCAGCGAAGAATGATGAAATACTCATAATATACTTCTTtgcgtggaaaaaaaaaacacgcttCCCCAAGTTCCCAGAAGACCATCTCTGTTCGTTCACGAAATCTAACCACCTggctgttattgttgccgCTCCTTGccaatttattttttttcttctcttgtaTCCCCTCCAAATTCCCCCTTCCTATCATGTGGTACACCTGCTTGCTTTTTATCGTACCAAAGACCTCACATACGCAAACACATAAACCCACTCTCACAAATTTGAGCTTATATTTCAGTCACACGATCAAATGTTGTTGGTATCGGAAAGCATTTGCAGCGCTTGCTTCACGTTAGCTTCCGTCAATCCAGTTGTCGCATTCGTGACGATGGCGTGCCGCGCAAAGAAGTTGCGATCAGGGGCGCTGAGTGGTAAGTTAATATCGTCCAGAGCAACGAAGTTGACAATATTgtactttcttttgttagAATCAATCCACGACAGTATTTCCACAGACCTTGGTTTATCCGGAAGCGTCGGGGTGCAGTCGATGAAAACTGGCATGCCAAACTGGGTGAGCTGACGGGCCACTTCTTTCCGCCCAAAATCTGTTGTGCGCCACGAGCTGCTCAACACAATTTGCGCTCCCGACCCGTTTATTATATCGGCGAGGAACTTCATTTGCCTTGGGGCAAACAGCGGCCCCCCAAAGGGTGACACAACGCCATCACAGTCAAGGAACACAATTTTAAGGGGTGCGTTGTTGAAGGGCACGGCGTTCGTGGCCGTGTTTCCggattttgcttttgttgctttcatgTCGTGGTTTAcactatttaaaaaaaataataaataataaataaatgacaGAAGCGCTGGAGAAGATCAAACCAACGGAGATGTGTGAAGGAGGAATGCGGAAGGTGTTCCTGGAAAATAATATGGGTGCTAGGAAGGTAAATAACTAAACGGAAGCAAACACACGAGTAGAAACTACACGAGAGGTTGCTGCGTATGTATATCCCTTTACTTCTGGCGGTCCCTTTTAATGGGAATATCACCAAAGCGGGATTtcaacaaagtgaaaaaaattaaggagggcaaaaaaaaagttaaaggtTAAAATAATGGTGACAGAACGGAAAAGGGGTTTAAACGCTAAGAATTGTGCTATCCTGTTTGCCCTTGTCAGGAAGCAGTCATGTTCTACCTTTCGTGCGTTCCGTTCTCGTTGAACAGTTTCacatattaaaaaaaaaaaaaagtaaaaccagAAGCAGAATTttgaataataaaaaaaatgataaaaaggTAGATGGGTGTGTTAGTTTAGGTATATATAAAAGCTTGGGTGGGAGCAGGCGCATCGATGGATGCAACTGCCTCCCTGTAACAGTGTTACTGCGTTAAAATTCCAGTAGGATGCCCCAAAATTCGATGACTGCGGCACTAGGATGGGGTTGAACGTAAAAGTGTGACTAAGCGATCTGCTACTCAACCGCAGCGACCCGTCCCCCAAACGCCGTAGGCACTCTCGCTCGTTTTAGCGTAACCACCGGGTAGCTTTTACCCCAGTAATGTTTTCCCTTCGCCATTACCCCCTTTATTTAATGCGAATCCACCCTTTCACCCTTCGCGTTGTCTTTTACTCCCCAATTTATAAGCACCAATCATCGACTCGCTCGCATTACCACCGCACGCGAGCTGATGAACGTGGTTAACAACATCATGGGCAATCTGTTCTGTCAATCGCGAATCTTCCCTGTAGTCAGGGTGCTTCTTAACAAAGTTCCTCAAGTACTGCGCCGCTGTTGGTATCTCCCCACACGCTCGTTTAGAAATAAAGTTTAAGTAGCCCTCGACCACATCGCTTTGaatgttttcctcctctagATACCGACGAACAAGTGGAATTAGGCCATAGTACTCACCAGGCTTTCCATTGATAACTTCCCCAACAGTGAGCTCACAGTTTTCGCTGGGATCAGTAGTTACTTTGGATGCGAATATGTCACGCCTCATGATATAATGCTGCTGGCACGGGTTGATGTTGTGCGCACGGCCCATATTTTCATCAACAATGCTTAATTTTGTGTAAAAAACGGCACCAAACCTCATAATGGCACGCGTAAGTAACACAACGAAAACAGAGTATGCTGCGTTTTCAAATGGTGTTGGCATCACGTCCATTACACGAAACTCCACACGCCACCCAAGCGTGCTGTCAAGCACGGGAACTTTCAAACGAACAGTTTGCCAATTTGTGCTTTGAATATTTTCAAAGTGGTCCACGTGTGTGTGGTCGTCTATGTCTATCATCTGGTCGTAGATGACAAGAGGGTCTCGAATGAAGAGATGTGCAATATGTGTGGCCAAACGGGAGTCCACACCTTCCCTAGTGAGTAAATTGTAATAAGAGTCGTTTATCCTGAGCACCTCGTCGTTGAACTCCTCCAGGTTTGGCGTCAATGAACTGACAAATACAGAAATTGAGTCATAACGCGACTTGATAATGTGCGGCACCTCCTCATACTTGCGGTCATCAACGGAGGCGGTGATCGTCAACCAGCGAACGTCCGACTCGCAGAGAATGCCCTTTTGAAACGGGGTTGCTGAGCTTAAGGCAAGAAATAAAGGGCATAATATCCCCAGTTGGTCGTATATATGACGCGCCTGCGCTTCATTAGGAAGCTGCATGGTAAGCTGAAGGCAGTTGCAGCCCATCCCAAAGGCCATACAATCCATGTAAATGCAAGGGTGGTTTACGGATGGAACGGGACAGGGGCAAGCCTGGTACCGCTGCTTCACTCGCTCCGCCTGAAGGTTTTGAAAGTATTGAGCATAGTAGTAGTGCGTAACAGGGGTGTAAAGATGTGTCATATTCGTTACTGCTTCATTTTCTAGAGGAACGCGTTTCGGAGTGATGGTATCACATGaaaatttctttcccttcgaaCCAGTCTTCTCACCCGAAAACGTACAAACAATTTCAACGTTACGGGGATGTAGATCAATATTTACACGCGGGTCCACCGTCCTCTCCATGGTGTACCTGTCAATAAACATCGGTACCTGAATGCAAACCTTTCGTCCACGGCGTAGACGAATATTGTTCGTGAGAGCCTTGAAGCGAGGATGAGAATCATTGATACACGCATCCGGTACGAAAAGAGACTGGGAGCACGGTGATTCGGTTTCCGTTGACGTGGTGAAACCACCAACACCCATCAATGGAAACGTGACCAACGTAACAGCGAATGTGTTGTCACCAGCGGCAGCGTCCAACATATGGTAACGCCGCCGCATGTTTACTTCCACAGAACACAATGAATCCACATTCGACGAGTATGGCTTGCCGGGGAGGCTCTCGACCATAAAGCTCCCATATTCTGGGCGCCATTCTGCAGTACTCTCGCCGCTGCTTTGACTAAGGCGTTTGATAACGTCCGCAGCGTTAAGCGATAGTTTGACCTTGCGGCCCTCAAGGCGCACGAGCTGGTGTTCAATTTCGTCTCCCCATAGAAACGGGAAATCAGGTAGctccttctgtttgttgtACACCCACAGAAACTGTTGAATGCCATGTGCTGACACGTACTCTTTGGCACGATTGTTTTC
This region of Trypanosoma brucei gambiense DAL972 chromosome 10, complete sequence genomic DNA includes:
- a CDS encoding gamma-glutamylcysteine synthetase, putative,(fragment) is translated as MGLLTTGGQPLQWGTEENNRAKEYVSAHGIQQFLWVYNKQKELPDFPFLWGDEIEHQLVRLEGRKVKLSLNAADVIKRLSQSSGESTAEWRPEYGSFMVESLPGKPYSSNVDSLCSVEVNMRRRYHMLDAAAGDNTFAVTLVTFPLMGVGGFTTSTETESPCSQSLFVPDACINDSHPRFKALTNNIRLRRGRKVCIQVPMFIDRYTMERTVDPRVNIDLHPRNVEIVCTFSGEKTGSKGKKFSCDTITPKRVPLENEAVTNMTHLYTPVTHYYYAQYFQNLQAERVKQRYQACPCPVPSVNHPCIYMDCMAFGMGCNCLQLTMQLPNEAQARHIYDQLGILCPLFLALSSATPFQKGILCESDVRWLTITASVDDRKYEEVPHIIKSRYDSISVFVSSLTPNLEEFNDEVLRINDSYYNLLTREGVDSRLATHIAHLFIRDPLVIYDQMIDIDDHTHVDHFENIQSTNWQTVRLKVPVLDSTLGWRVEFRVMDVMPTPFENAAYSVFVVLLTRAIMRFGAVFYTKLSIVDENMGRAHNINPCQQHYIMRRDIFASKVTTDPSENCELTVGEVINGKPGEYYGLIPLVRRYLEEENIQSDVVEGYLNFISKRACGEIPTAAQYLRNFVKKHPDYREDSRLTEQIAHDVVNHVHQLACGGNASESMIGAYKLGSKRQREG